A section of the Lampris incognitus isolate fLamInc1 chromosome 8, fLamInc1.hap2, whole genome shotgun sequence genome encodes:
- the rabgef1 gene encoding rab5 GDP/GTP exchange factor isoform X1, translated as MSQRTERRGIHVDQSELLCKKGCGYYGNAAWQGLCSKCWREEYQRARQKQIQEDWALAEKLQREEEAAYASSQGTQSQTTPSQAQPNPASLGPFSKFEEKKTNEKTRKVTTVKKFFSPSSRTAPKKETQEGKTPSPSISRQSSMETDRVSKDFVDFLKNLQKPGREIHKQCRAFIESISNKKDLSAEELSECVQDFYQNMSERLMSHFKGSSESVERVMDQVEKYIMTRLYKSVFCPETTDDENKDLATQNRIRALHWVTIQMLCVSMDEEIPEVSDNVVKAITDVIEMDSKRVPRDKLACITRCSKHIFSAIKITKNEPASADDFLPALIYIVLKANPPRLQSNIQYITRFCNPSRLMTGEDGYYFTNLCCAVAFIEKLDAQSLNLSPEEFERYMSGQASPRHPSCDGSWPKTSPEHGSTTTNPVLAQLHQNLELLSSLSSRQEKLMECAQSLQSDLLSWQDSVQQEVQDILEKYPLEIRPPIASAIDADNVENNRLPPPLTPQVFSG; from the exons ATGAGTCAGCGGACAGAGCGGCGCGGAATCCATGTGGACCAGTCAGAGCTGTTGTGCAAAAAGGGATGCGGTTACTATGGCAACGCTGCATGGCAGGGCCTGTGCTCCAAGTGCTGGAGGGAAGAGTACCAGAGAGCCCGTCAGAAACAGATCCAAGAGGACTGGGCCTTGGCTGAGAA GTTGCAGCGTGAGGAGGAGGCTGCTTATGCCAGTAGCCAGGGAACCCAGTCCCAAACCACACCGTCCCAAGCCCAACCAAACCCAGCCTCTCTAGGTCCCTTTTCCAAATTTGAGGAGAAGAAGACCAATGAGAAGACACGCAAGGTGACCACTGTTAAAAAGTTCTTCAGCCCCTCGTCACGTACGGCCCCCAAGAAAG AAACCCAAGAGGGCAAGACACCTAGTCCATCCATTAGTCGCCAGTCGAGCATGGAGACAGATCGTGTCTCCAAGGACTTTGTTGACTTCTTGAAAAACTTACAGAAGCCCGGCCGGGAGATCCATAAGCAGTGCCGGGCGTTCATTGAGAGCATATCCAATAAGAAG GACTTGAGTGCTGAAGAGCTGTCAGAGTGTGTTCAAGATTTCTACCAGAACATGTCTGAACGTCTAATGAGCCACTTTAAAG GCTCCTCAGAGAGTGTGGAACGAGTGATGGACCAGGTGGAGAAATACATCATGACTCGTCTTTATAAGAGTGTGTTTTGCCCAGAGACCACTGATGATGAGAATAAAGACCTTGCCACACAGAACAGGATAAG GGCCTTACATTGGGTGACAATCCAGATGTTGTGTGTGTCAATGGATGAGGAGATTCCTGAAGTCTCCGACAACGTAGTCAAAGCAATAACAG ATGTTATTGAGATGGACTCCAAGAGGGTGCCGCGAGACAAGCTGGCATGCATCACACGTTGCagcaaacacattttcagtgcaATTAAGATAACAAAGAATGAGCCGGCCTCAGCTGATGACTTCCTCCCTGCACTCATATATATTGTGCTGAAGGCCAATCCACCACGTTTGCAGTCCAACATCCAATATATTACCCGCTTCTGTAACCCCAGCAGACTGATGACTGGAGAGGATGGGTACTATTTTACCAACCTG TGCTGCGCTGTGGCCTTCATTGAGAAGCTAGATGCCCAGTCTCTCAACCTGTCCCCAGAGGAATTTGAGCGCTACATGTCGGGTCAGGCCTCCCCCCGACATCCCAGTTGTGATGGTAGCTGGCCCAAGACCAGTCCAGAACATGGCTCCACCACTACCAATCCTGTTTTGGCCCAGCTCCATCAGAACCTGGAGCTGCTGTCGAGCCTGAGCAGCCGGCAGGAGAAACTGATGGAATGTGCTCAGAGCCTTCAGAGTGACCTTCTCTCCTGGCAGGACAGCGTGCAGCAGGAGGTGCAGGACATCCTGGAGAAGTATCCCCTGGAGATCCGACCCCCTATAGCCTCTGCTATTGATGCTGATAATGTGGAGAATAATCGACTGCCACCGCCCCTCACACCCCAAGTGTTTTCTGGGTAG
- the rabgef1 gene encoding rab5 GDP/GTP exchange factor isoform X2 — MCKIKPRNFSSSESVERVMDQVEKYIMTRLYKSVFCPETTDDENKDLATQNRIRALHWVTIQMLCVSMDEEIPEVSDNVVKAITDVIEMDSKRVPRDKLACITRCSKHIFSAIKITKNEPASADDFLPALIYIVLKANPPRLQSNIQYITRFCNPSRLMTGEDGYYFTNLCCAVAFIEKLDAQSLNLSPEEFERYMSGQASPRHPSCDGSWPKTSPEHGSTTTNPVLAQLHQNLELLSSLSSRQEKLMECAQSLQSDLLSWQDSVQQEVQDILEKYPLEIRPPIASAIDADNVENNRLPPPLTPQVFSG; from the exons ATGTGCAAAATAAAGCCAAGAAACTTTA GCTCCTCAGAGAGTGTGGAACGAGTGATGGACCAGGTGGAGAAATACATCATGACTCGTCTTTATAAGAGTGTGTTTTGCCCAGAGACCACTGATGATGAGAATAAAGACCTTGCCACACAGAACAGGATAAG GGCCTTACATTGGGTGACAATCCAGATGTTGTGTGTGTCAATGGATGAGGAGATTCCTGAAGTCTCCGACAACGTAGTCAAAGCAATAACAG ATGTTATTGAGATGGACTCCAAGAGGGTGCCGCGAGACAAGCTGGCATGCATCACACGTTGCagcaaacacattttcagtgcaATTAAGATAACAAAGAATGAGCCGGCCTCAGCTGATGACTTCCTCCCTGCACTCATATATATTGTGCTGAAGGCCAATCCACCACGTTTGCAGTCCAACATCCAATATATTACCCGCTTCTGTAACCCCAGCAGACTGATGACTGGAGAGGATGGGTACTATTTTACCAACCTG TGCTGCGCTGTGGCCTTCATTGAGAAGCTAGATGCCCAGTCTCTCAACCTGTCCCCAGAGGAATTTGAGCGCTACATGTCGGGTCAGGCCTCCCCCCGACATCCCAGTTGTGATGGTAGCTGGCCCAAGACCAGTCCAGAACATGGCTCCACCACTACCAATCCTGTTTTGGCCCAGCTCCATCAGAACCTGGAGCTGCTGTCGAGCCTGAGCAGCCGGCAGGAGAAACTGATGGAATGTGCTCAGAGCCTTCAGAGTGACCTTCTCTCCTGGCAGGACAGCGTGCAGCAGGAGGTGCAGGACATCCTGGAGAAGTATCCCCTGGAGATCCGACCCCCTATAGCCTCTGCTATTGATGCTGATAATGTGGAGAATAATCGACTGCCACCGCCCCTCACACCCCAAGTGTTTTCTGGGTAG
- the LOC130116991 gene encoding ubiquitin carboxyl-terminal hydrolase 2-like isoform X1 yields the protein MPSMRQSYTVTVLADPPAAAFPFHKHDMRRKSHALPRSMLMSTFMGLLINQAKNKNPQGLVGLRNLGNTCFMNSILQCLSNTLELRDYCLRNTHRTDLNNNCRTTTLMEEFAKLTQTLWTSVNNEAISPSDFKTQIQKYAPKFVGYSQQDAQEFLRFLLDGLHNEVNRVSVCPIASVEDFDHLSDEEKGKKMWNKYLQREDSKVIDLFVGQLKSSLTCTECGSCSTVFDPFWDLSLPIAQKNSAEVTLTECMRLFTRADVLDGEERPTCNKCSAKTKCIKRFTVQKFPQILVLHLKRFKESHVRANKVSAFVRFPLKELDLSEFASEGSAHAVYNLYAVSNHSGNSLGGHYTAFCRNTALGEWFSYNDSRVSPVSTSQVCSSDAYVLFYELAANYQVRHQTYRL from the exons ATGCCTTCTATGCGACAGTCCTACACTGTCACCGTGTTGGCGGACCCGCCGGCCGCCGCGTTCCCCTTCCACAAGCACGACATGCGGCGCAAGAGTCATGCGTTACCGCGCTCCATGCTGATGTCCACCTTCATGGGTTTGCTGATCAATCAAGCCAAG AACAAGAATCCTCAAGGCCTGGTAGGACTGCGGAACCTGGGCAACACT TGTTTCATGAACTCCATTCTCCAATGTCTGAGTAATACACTAGAGCTGAGGGACTACTGCTTGAGAAACACACATCGCACCGATCTCAACAACAACTGCAGAACAACCACCCTCATGGAGG AGTTTGCAAAGCTCACTCAGACCCTGTGGACGTCTGTAAACAATGAGGCCATCAGTCCCTCGGATTTCAAGACCCAGATCCAGAAATATGCTCCCAAATTTGTCGGCTACAG CCAGCAAGATGCCCAAGAGTTTTTGCGGTTCCTATTAGATGGTCTCCATAATGAGGTCAACAGAGTGTCGGTGTGTCCCATAGCGTCAGTGGAAGACTTTGACCACCTCTC GGACGAGGAGAAAGGCAAGAAGATGTGGAATAAATACCTGCAGAGAGAGGACAGCAAAGTGATTG ATCTGTTTGTCGGCCAGCTGAAGAGCTCTCTGACCTGCACCGAGTGTGGCTCTTGCTCTACTGTGTTTGATCCATTCTGGGACCTGTCTTTACCCATTGCAcag AAGAATTCAGCAGAGGTGACTCTGACAGAGTGCATGAGACTCTTTACCAGAGCAGACGTGTTGGACGGAGAGGAGAGACCA ACATGCAACAAGTGTTCGGCCAAAACAAAATGCATCAAAAGATTCACCGTCCAGAAGTTTCCTCAGATTCTCGTGCTCC ACCTGAAGCGTTTCAAAGAGTCCCACGTTCGAGCCAACAAGGTGTCGGCATTTGTCAGGTTCCCTCTCAAAGAGCTTGACCTCAGTGAATTCGCTTCAGAGGGCAGTG CACACGCAGTGTATAACCTATATGCAGTGTCCAACCACTCGGGAAACAGTTTGGGGGGCCACTACACAGCCTTCTGCAGGAACACAGCCCTGGGGGAGTGGTTTAGCTACAATGACTCAAG AGTGAGCCCCGTGTCCACCAGCCAGGTGTGCAGCAGTGATGCCTATGTGCTGTTCTATGAGTTGGCTGCCAACTATCAAGTACGACACCAGACCTACAGACTTTAG
- the LOC130116991 gene encoding ubiquitin carboxyl-terminal hydrolase 2-like isoform X2, translating into MPSMRQSYTVTVLADPPAAAFPFHKHDMRRKSHALPRSMLMSTFMGLLINQAKNKNPQGLVGLRNLGNTCFMNSILQCLSNTLELRDYCLRNTHRTDLNNNCRTTTLMEEFAKLTQTLWTSVNNEAISPSDFKTQIQKYAPKFVGYSQQDAQEFLRFLLDGLHNEVNRVSVCPIASVEDFDHLSDEEKGKKMWNKYLQREDSKVIDLFVGQLKSSLTCTECGSCSTVFDPFWDLSLPIAQNSAEVTLTECMRLFTRADVLDGEERPTCNKCSAKTKCIKRFTVQKFPQILVLHLKRFKESHVRANKVSAFVRFPLKELDLSEFASEGSAHAVYNLYAVSNHSGNSLGGHYTAFCRNTALGEWFSYNDSRVSPVSTSQVCSSDAYVLFYELAANYQVRHQTYRL; encoded by the exons ATGCCTTCTATGCGACAGTCCTACACTGTCACCGTGTTGGCGGACCCGCCGGCCGCCGCGTTCCCCTTCCACAAGCACGACATGCGGCGCAAGAGTCATGCGTTACCGCGCTCCATGCTGATGTCCACCTTCATGGGTTTGCTGATCAATCAAGCCAAG AACAAGAATCCTCAAGGCCTGGTAGGACTGCGGAACCTGGGCAACACT TGTTTCATGAACTCCATTCTCCAATGTCTGAGTAATACACTAGAGCTGAGGGACTACTGCTTGAGAAACACACATCGCACCGATCTCAACAACAACTGCAGAACAACCACCCTCATGGAGG AGTTTGCAAAGCTCACTCAGACCCTGTGGACGTCTGTAAACAATGAGGCCATCAGTCCCTCGGATTTCAAGACCCAGATCCAGAAATATGCTCCCAAATTTGTCGGCTACAG CCAGCAAGATGCCCAAGAGTTTTTGCGGTTCCTATTAGATGGTCTCCATAATGAGGTCAACAGAGTGTCGGTGTGTCCCATAGCGTCAGTGGAAGACTTTGACCACCTCTC GGACGAGGAGAAAGGCAAGAAGATGTGGAATAAATACCTGCAGAGAGAGGACAGCAAAGTGATTG ATCTGTTTGTCGGCCAGCTGAAGAGCTCTCTGACCTGCACCGAGTGTGGCTCTTGCTCTACTGTGTTTGATCCATTCTGGGACCTGTCTTTACCCATTGCAcag AATTCAGCAGAGGTGACTCTGACAGAGTGCATGAGACTCTTTACCAGAGCAGACGTGTTGGACGGAGAGGAGAGACCA ACATGCAACAAGTGTTCGGCCAAAACAAAATGCATCAAAAGATTCACCGTCCAGAAGTTTCCTCAGATTCTCGTGCTCC ACCTGAAGCGTTTCAAAGAGTCCCACGTTCGAGCCAACAAGGTGTCGGCATTTGTCAGGTTCCCTCTCAAAGAGCTTGACCTCAGTGAATTCGCTTCAGAGGGCAGTG CACACGCAGTGTATAACCTATATGCAGTGTCCAACCACTCGGGAAACAGTTTGGGGGGCCACTACACAGCCTTCTGCAGGAACACAGCCCTGGGGGAGTGGTTTAGCTACAATGACTCAAG AGTGAGCCCCGTGTCCACCAGCCAGGTGTGCAGCAGTGATGCCTATGTGCTGTTCTATGAGTTGGCTGCCAACTATCAAGTACGACACCAGACCTACAGACTTTAG